The following proteins are encoded in a genomic region of Nonomuraea muscovyensis:
- a CDS encoding rhamnogalacturonan acetylesterase, giving the protein MTRTVLLAGDSTVASCPAHEAPMSGWGAQLGAHLGGPVRNFAKGGATTASHRAEGLWDALLLEAGPGDVVVIQFGHNDQKEPALPYQENLRAFVEEARGAGTLPVLCTPVQRRRFDGDRLTPTHGDYPERVRAFAADEGVPLIDLTAATTELYERLGPDGSAALFTHFPPGRHPLYPDGVADDTHFCFRGADEVAAIVAERLKEIA; this is encoded by the coding sequence GTGACCCGGACGGTGCTGCTGGCGGGCGACTCGACGGTCGCCTCCTGCCCCGCCCACGAGGCACCCATGTCGGGGTGGGGCGCCCAGCTGGGCGCCCACCTCGGCGGCCCGGTGCGCAACTTCGCCAAGGGCGGCGCCACCACGGCGAGCCACCGCGCCGAGGGACTGTGGGACGCGCTGCTGCTGGAGGCGGGTCCGGGTGACGTCGTGGTGATCCAGTTCGGGCACAACGACCAGAAGGAACCGGCGCTGCCGTACCAGGAGAACCTGCGCGCCTTCGTCGAGGAGGCGCGCGGGGCCGGGACGCTGCCGGTGCTGTGCACCCCGGTGCAGCGGCGCCGCTTCGACGGCGACCGGCTGACGCCGACGCACGGCGACTACCCCGAGCGGGTGCGCGCGTTCGCCGCCGACGAGGGCGTGCCGCTGATCGACCTGACCGCCGCCACCACCGAGCTGTACGAGCGCCTCGGCCCCGACGGCTCGGCGGCGCTGTTCACCCACTTCCCGCCCGGCCGGCACCCGCTCTACCCGGACGGGGTGGCCGACGACACCCACTTCTGCTTCCGCGGCGCCGACGAGGTGGCCGCGATCGTCGCCGAGCGGCTGAAGGAGATCGCATGA
- a CDS encoding carbohydrate ABC transporter permease codes for MSAITQSKTKAPVNNNSSLGSRVFDALNVIVLVGLALITVLPLLYVLAGSFAGESEISSRPFFLWPEKIVTESYEYIFATDTFVRALITTVVVTAVGTVVQLGLTFTMAYPLAKRYLPGRALVLNLVIFTLVFTGGMIPTYLVVRDLGLLDSYWALILPLAINPFYLIIIKSFFQELPQALEEAARIDGANEMGVFFKIVLPLSKPIIATFSLFYAVAIWNDYMSPLLYINDPNKWTLQILVRQLTNTDAANALAQMDRTWVPPEQGLKFAVVVIATLPILFFYPFLQKHFAKGVLIGSVKE; via the coding sequence ATGTCTGCCATCACCCAGAGCAAGACCAAGGCGCCGGTCAACAACAACAGCTCGCTCGGCAGCCGGGTGTTCGACGCGCTCAACGTCATCGTGCTCGTCGGCCTGGCGCTGATCACGGTACTGCCGCTGCTGTACGTGCTGGCCGGATCGTTCGCCGGCGAGTCGGAGATCTCCTCGCGGCCGTTCTTCCTGTGGCCGGAGAAGATCGTCACCGAGTCGTACGAGTACATCTTCGCCACCGACACCTTCGTCCGCGCGCTGATCACGACCGTGGTCGTGACCGCCGTCGGCACGGTGGTGCAGCTCGGGCTGACCTTCACCATGGCCTACCCGCTGGCCAAGCGCTACCTGCCCGGCCGGGCGCTGGTGCTGAACCTGGTGATCTTCACGCTGGTCTTCACCGGCGGCATGATCCCCACCTACCTGGTGGTGCGCGACCTGGGGCTGCTCGACAGCTACTGGGCGCTGATCCTGCCGCTGGCGATCAACCCGTTCTACCTGATCATCATCAAGAGCTTCTTCCAGGAACTGCCGCAGGCCCTGGAGGAGGCGGCGCGCATCGACGGCGCCAACGAGATGGGCGTCTTCTTCAAGATCGTCCTGCCGCTGTCCAAGCCGATCATCGCGACGTTCTCGCTGTTCTACGCGGTGGCGATCTGGAACGACTACATGTCGCCGCTCCTGTACATCAACGACCCGAACAAGTGGACGCTGCAGATCCTGGTCCGGCAGCTCACCAACACCGACGCCGCCAACGCGCTGGCGCAGATGGACCGGACCTGGGTGCCGCCCGAGCAGGGCCTGAAGTTCGCCGTGGTGGTCATCGCCACGCTGCCCATTCTGTTCTTCTACCCGTTCCTGCAGAAGCACTTCGCCAAGGGCGTGCTGATCGGGTCGGTGAAGGAGTGA
- a CDS encoding ABC transporter permease, translating to MATDLAPPPEKAVTKARRRRADQVPLRTALTRYRWLYLMLLPGVAYFAIFKYLPMYGVTIAFQDFLPFLGYSGSPWVGFKHFEELFAGPDFGRLMFNTLLLALLHIVFVFPAPIIVALLLNELRINFLKRSVQSLIYIPHFLSWTIIASLTYILFAADFGVISGWIRELSGDTAKIDYMAQEEWFRPLIILQQLWKQTGWGTIIYLAALAGVDPNLYEAARMDGAGRFRQLWHVTLPAIRPTVVVMAILASGNLLDSGFEQIWLMTTSLNRSVADVFDTYVYYAGITQGAISYSTAVGLFKGVAGVILIFGSNWLAKRLGQRGLF from the coding sequence GTGGCCACCGACCTGGCGCCGCCTCCCGAGAAGGCGGTCACCAAGGCTAGGAGGCGGAGGGCCGACCAGGTCCCGCTCCGCACGGCGCTGACGCGCTACCGCTGGCTCTACCTGATGCTCCTCCCGGGCGTCGCCTACTTCGCGATCTTCAAGTACCTGCCGATGTACGGCGTGACGATCGCGTTCCAGGACTTCCTGCCGTTCCTCGGCTACTCGGGCAGCCCCTGGGTCGGCTTCAAGCACTTCGAGGAGCTCTTCGCCGGCCCGGACTTCGGGCGGCTGATGTTCAACACGCTGCTCCTGGCGCTGCTGCACATCGTCTTCGTCTTCCCCGCGCCGATCATCGTCGCGCTGCTGCTGAACGAGCTGCGGATCAACTTCCTCAAGCGCTCGGTCCAGTCGCTCATCTACATCCCGCACTTCCTGTCCTGGACGATCATCGCCTCGCTGACCTACATCCTGTTCGCGGCCGACTTCGGCGTGATCTCCGGCTGGATCCGCGAGCTCTCGGGTGACACCGCGAAGATCGACTACATGGCGCAGGAGGAGTGGTTCCGGCCGCTCATCATCCTGCAGCAGCTCTGGAAGCAGACCGGCTGGGGCACGATCATCTACCTGGCCGCGCTGGCCGGGGTGGACCCGAACCTGTACGAGGCCGCCCGCATGGACGGCGCCGGCCGCTTCAGGCAGCTCTGGCATGTCACCCTGCCCGCGATCCGCCCGACCGTCGTCGTCATGGCGATCCTCGCCTCTGGCAACCTGCTGGACTCCGGCTTCGAGCAGATCTGGCTGATGACCACCTCGCTGAACCGCTCGGTGGCGGACGTGTTCGACACCTACGTCTACTACGCCGGCATCACCCAGGGCGCCATCAGCTACTCCACCGCCGTCGGCCTGTTCAAGGGCGTGGCCGGCGTCATCCTGATCTTCGGCTCGAACTGGCTGGCCAAGCGCCTCGGCCAGCGTGGACTGTTCTAA
- a CDS encoding extracellular solute-binding protein, producing MSASRRRLTAGVVTLTAALLASACSGGGDAPAADPNTLTIMSKLFGTAPDPKGEMHQAVEKFLGKKLQVTWVPNAEYTDKLNVTLASDNLPQVMVVDPKLPAFVKSAQAGAFWDLTDKIDKYPNLKPADERTALNSSINGKIYGLYRMRPLLRSAIVIRKDWLKKVGLDEPETVDDLYEIAKAFTEKDPDGNGKKDTFGLIIPKWPGNYASASPYDVIETWFGAPNGWGERDGKIVPGFDTPEFLEANRWLKKMVDGGMVNPDFATLDAAKWNEPFHQNKGGMIIDVNIRSRQVLDLFYEDDKETYGDKVAMVGNLKRSDGQKFSYPFTGYADVLAVSKQSVRTEADLDNVLKTLDKLASKEGQVLVTNGIEGRNFKVENGDTAALINEDDPAVKTVQDNVDDAFIQLSTKGTVDIGGIAYQRVPSGQPYKDMVALQKKLMAEDLKTAVHNVALPVVAPAAVAKGAQLDTIIPDARIKYLSGTFTEEQLKAEIKRWYDSGGTQVAAEINDLVGKLGQ from the coding sequence ATGAGCGCATCCCGTCGCCGGCTCACCGCCGGTGTGGTAACGCTAACGGCCGCTCTTCTCGCCTCGGCCTGTTCCGGTGGCGGCGACGCGCCCGCCGCCGACCCCAACACGCTGACGATCATGTCCAAGCTGTTCGGCACCGCGCCCGACCCCAAGGGCGAGATGCACCAGGCGGTGGAGAAGTTCCTCGGCAAGAAGCTCCAGGTCACCTGGGTGCCGAACGCCGAGTACACCGACAAGCTCAACGTCACGCTCGCCTCGGACAACCTCCCGCAGGTCATGGTCGTCGACCCCAAGCTCCCGGCGTTCGTCAAGTCCGCCCAGGCCGGTGCGTTCTGGGACCTGACCGACAAGATCGACAAGTACCCGAACCTGAAGCCGGCGGACGAGCGGACGGCGCTCAACTCCTCCATCAACGGCAAGATCTACGGCCTCTACCGGATGCGCCCCCTGCTGCGCTCGGCGATCGTGATCCGCAAGGACTGGCTGAAGAAGGTCGGCCTGGACGAGCCGGAGACCGTCGACGACCTGTACGAGATCGCCAAGGCGTTCACCGAGAAGGACCCTGACGGCAACGGCAAGAAGGACACCTTCGGCCTCATCATCCCGAAGTGGCCGGGCAACTACGCCAGCGCCAGCCCGTACGACGTGATCGAGACCTGGTTCGGCGCGCCGAACGGCTGGGGCGAGCGTGACGGCAAGATCGTGCCGGGCTTCGACACCCCCGAGTTCCTCGAGGCCAACCGGTGGCTGAAGAAGATGGTGGACGGGGGCATGGTCAACCCCGACTTCGCCACCCTGGACGCCGCCAAGTGGAACGAGCCGTTCCACCAGAACAAGGGCGGCATGATCATCGACGTCAACATCCGCTCGCGGCAGGTCCTCGACCTGTTCTACGAGGACGACAAGGAGACCTACGGCGACAAGGTCGCCATGGTCGGCAACCTCAAGCGCTCGGACGGCCAGAAGTTCTCCTACCCGTTCACCGGCTACGCCGACGTCCTGGCCGTCTCCAAGCAGAGCGTGCGGACCGAGGCCGACCTCGACAACGTGCTGAAGACCCTGGACAAGCTGGCCTCGAAGGAGGGCCAGGTCCTGGTCACCAACGGCATCGAGGGCCGCAACTTCAAGGTCGAGAACGGTGACACCGCCGCGCTGATCAACGAGGACGACCCCGCGGTCAAGACCGTCCAGGACAACGTGGACGACGCCTTCATCCAGCTCAGCACCAAGGGCACCGTGGACATCGGCGGCATCGCCTACCAGCGCGTGCCGTCCGGTCAGCCCTACAAGGACATGGTGGCGCTGCAGAAGAAGCTGATGGCCGAGGACCTCAAGACGGCCGTGCACAACGTGGCGCTGCCCGTGGTCGCGCCCGCCGCCGTCGCCAAGGGCGCGCAGCTCGACACGATCATCCCGGACGCGCGGATCAAGTACCTGTCGGGCACGTTCACCGAGGAGCAGCTCAAGGCCGAGATCAAGCGCTGGTACGACAGCGGCGGCACGCAGGTGGCCGCCGAGATCAACGACCTCGTCGGCAAGCTCGGTCAGTAG
- a CDS encoding YesL family protein, whose amino-acid sequence MSMKVQAACTEVAWAARLNLLWLMFTLAGGVILGIGPATMAAYTLARRHVHGESFQAWTEFGTVYRREFVRGSVLVLPMAVAATVLVGNHLYLSALGPGTGALRVATLVALAALVVVGSYLGPIYAHYDLPLRAYLPKASLFAITRPAASVLQLFVLIGIAYATSAMPVLAAVISIGAWIYVNTWLCLRFFQENEARLHSKGIS is encoded by the coding sequence ATGTCAATGAAGGTTCAGGCCGCCTGTACCGAGGTGGCCTGGGCGGCTCGCCTGAACCTGTTGTGGCTCATGTTCACCCTCGCCGGTGGCGTGATCCTCGGGATCGGGCCTGCCACCATGGCCGCGTACACCCTCGCCAGGCGGCACGTTCATGGTGAATCGTTTCAGGCATGGACGGAGTTCGGGACCGTCTACCGACGGGAGTTCGTCCGCGGCAGCGTGCTGGTGCTGCCTATGGCGGTGGCCGCCACCGTCCTGGTTGGCAACCACCTCTACCTGAGCGCTCTGGGCCCCGGCACGGGAGCGCTGCGGGTCGCGACACTCGTCGCGCTGGCCGCTCTGGTGGTGGTGGGCTCCTACCTCGGGCCGATCTACGCGCACTACGACCTGCCCCTGCGGGCCTACCTGCCCAAGGCGTCGCTGTTCGCGATCACCCGGCCGGCAGCGTCCGTGCTGCAGCTCTTCGTCCTCATCGGCATCGCCTACGCCACCTCGGCGATGCCCGTCCTCGCGGCGGTGATCAGCATCGGCGCCTGGATCTATGTCAACACCTGGCTCTGCCTGCGCTTCTTCCAGGAGAACGAGGCGCGTCTGCACTCGAAAGGGATCTCATGA
- a CDS encoding DUF1961 family protein: MTEIYRNRLAGPDDLRGFRMEGPGTVSFPQGRMRLESVRPPADGQAANLVLWCPEDFPADVRVEWDFWPVREPGLAIMFFHARGRGGEDLLDPALAPREGPYEQYHSGDIDAYHVSYYRRMWPSERRLHTCNLRKSHGFHLVAQGPDPLPAVLDAEGPYAMRLDVRGAEITFSVNDLVSFRWVDDGTVGGPALRGGKIGFRQMAPLIGDYANLRVSHH; this comes from the coding sequence GTGACCGAGATCTACCGCAACCGGCTCGCCGGTCCGGACGACCTCAGGGGGTTCCGGATGGAGGGGCCGGGGACGGTGTCGTTCCCGCAGGGCCGGATGCGGCTGGAGAGCGTCCGGCCGCCGGCCGACGGGCAGGCGGCCAACCTGGTGCTGTGGTGCCCGGAGGACTTCCCCGCCGACGTGCGGGTCGAGTGGGACTTCTGGCCCGTCAGGGAGCCGGGGCTGGCCATCATGTTCTTCCACGCCCGCGGCCGGGGCGGCGAGGATCTCCTCGATCCCGCGCTGGCCCCGCGCGAGGGGCCGTACGAGCAGTATCACAGCGGCGACATCGACGCCTACCACGTGTCCTACTACCGGCGCATGTGGCCGTCGGAGCGCAGGCTGCACACCTGCAACCTGCGCAAGAGCCACGGCTTCCACCTGGTCGCGCAGGGGCCCGACCCGCTGCCCGCCGTGCTCGACGCCGAGGGTCCGTACGCCATGAGACTCGACGTCAGAGGCGCGGAGATCACGTTCAGTGTCAACGATTTGGTCTCGTTCCGCTGGGTGGACGACGGCACCGTCGGGGGTCCCGCCCTGCGGGGCGGCAAGATCGGTTTCCGGCAGATGGCCCCATTGATCGGGGATTATGCAAATCTCCGGGTTTCGCATCATTGA
- a CDS encoding LacI family DNA-binding transcriptional regulator has protein sequence MATSSIKEVAQLARVSVGTVSNVLNRPEIVSPATRERVFKAIRELGFVRNEVARHLRVGRSRTVGLVVLDVANPFFTDVAQGAEALADEHDTMVVLCNSAADPRRERRHLDQLEQQRVMGILITPVDAGSPRLAELAARGTPVVLVDSAATGLQCSVAVDDRLGGHLAGSHLIQQGHRRITYVGGPPSIKQVADRHAGIMNAVAEAGDGVELVSHVLPALSVAGGRAAGERVAGLPPKRRPTAAFCANDLIALGFLQAMAARGLRVPHDMAIVGYDDIDFAAAAAVPLSSVRQPRELLGRTAVDLLLEEVTAPERHRHRQVIFQPDLVVRESSALRRRD, from the coding sequence ATGGCGACCAGCAGCATCAAGGAGGTCGCGCAGCTGGCGCGAGTCTCTGTGGGCACCGTGAGCAACGTCCTCAACAGGCCCGAGATCGTCTCCCCGGCCACGCGCGAGCGTGTGTTCAAGGCGATCCGTGAGCTGGGGTTCGTCCGCAACGAGGTGGCCCGCCACCTGCGGGTGGGCCGCAGCCGCACGGTGGGCCTGGTCGTGCTCGACGTGGCCAACCCGTTCTTCACCGACGTCGCCCAGGGCGCGGAGGCGCTGGCCGACGAGCACGACACGATGGTGGTGCTGTGCAACAGCGCCGCCGACCCGCGTCGTGAGCGCCGCCACCTCGACCAGCTCGAACAGCAGCGCGTCATGGGCATACTGATCACCCCGGTCGACGCGGGCAGCCCCCGGCTGGCCGAGCTGGCCGCCCGCGGCACCCCCGTGGTGCTGGTCGACAGCGCCGCCACCGGCCTGCAGTGCTCGGTGGCGGTCGACGACCGGCTCGGCGGGCACCTGGCCGGATCGCACCTGATCCAACAGGGCCATCGCCGCATCACCTACGTCGGCGGGCCGCCGTCGATCAAACAGGTGGCCGACCGGCACGCCGGCATCATGAACGCCGTGGCCGAGGCGGGCGACGGCGTCGAACTGGTCAGCCACGTGCTGCCCGCGCTGAGCGTCGCCGGCGGGCGGGCCGCGGGCGAACGGGTGGCCGGCCTGCCGCCGAAACGACGGCCGACCGCCGCCTTCTGCGCCAACGACCTGATAGCGCTCGGGTTCCTGCAGGCCATGGCCGCGCGGGGGCTTCGGGTCCCGCACGACATGGCGATCGTCGGCTACGACGACATCGACTTCGCCGCGGCCGCCGCGGTCCCGCTGTCCTCCGTCCGCCAGCCGCGCGAGCTGCTCGGGCGTACGGCCGTCGACCTGCTGCTGGAGGAGGTGACTGCGCCCGAGCGGCACCGGCACCGGCAGGTCATCTTCCAGCCGGACCTGGTGGTCCGGGAGTCGAGCGCGCTGCGCAGGCGCGACTGA
- a CDS encoding NPP1 family protein, which produces MDDRLLSKSSAHPHSSDAVPEAERGGPRRLRTLALALGGALAIGVAFPAAAFADPPGALPANADGLEQTFQPAYDYDKDGCYPTPAIGPDGTVAPGLKPGGALNGRCRDSWDLDNTNGYARYTCNNGWCAIIYGLYFEKDQAVIGSGLGGHRHDWEHVVVWVKDNRAEYVATSEHGNFKIHRRDAIRWDGTHPKIVYHKDGLGTHAFRAANTNDDPPENHHGTWQYPRLVGWNGYPPGIRDRLTQADFGSAHFGLKDGSFSGHLRKAMPSGIPFDPDA; this is translated from the coding sequence TTGGACGACCGGCTGTTATCGAAGTCCTCCGCCCACCCGCACAGTTCTGACGCCGTCCCCGAGGCCGAGAGGGGCGGGCCACGGCGCCTGCGCACTCTCGCGCTCGCCCTCGGCGGGGCCCTCGCCATCGGCGTCGCCTTCCCGGCCGCGGCCTTCGCGGACCCTCCCGGGGCCCTGCCCGCCAACGCCGACGGTCTGGAGCAGACGTTCCAGCCCGCCTACGACTACGACAAGGACGGCTGCTACCCGACCCCCGCCATCGGCCCCGACGGGACCGTCGCCCCGGGCCTGAAGCCGGGCGGCGCGCTCAACGGCCGGTGCCGCGACTCCTGGGACCTCGACAACACCAACGGCTACGCGCGCTACACGTGCAACAACGGCTGGTGCGCCATCATCTACGGCCTGTACTTCGAGAAGGACCAGGCCGTCATCGGCAGCGGCCTCGGGGGACACCGCCACGACTGGGAGCACGTCGTGGTGTGGGTCAAGGACAACCGCGCCGAGTACGTCGCGACCTCCGAACACGGCAACTTCAAGATCCATCGCCGCGACGCCATCCGCTGGGACGGAACCCACCCCAAGATCGTTTACCACAAGGACGGGCTCGGCACCCACGCCTTCCGCGCCGCCAACACCAACGACGACCCGCCGGAGAACCACCACGGCACCTGGCAGTACCCGCGGCTGGTCGGCTGGAACGGCTACCCGCCCGGCATCCGCGACCGGCTGACCCAGGCCGACTTCGGCAGTGCCCACTTCGGCCTCAAGGACGGCTCGTTCAGCGGCCACCTCCGCAAGGCCATGCCGTCCGGCATCCCCTTCGACCCCGACGCCTGA
- a CDS encoding acVLRF1 family peptidyl-tRNA hydrolase has product MSARPAKGGGRWVSVPPERVHPWIDGFADRHGPFEASGDERVVRLAAADGALAELHAPFPPMPAGPPYVSRLVAHARAERRVGVILVRLGGYAAGVFHGGVLVASKVGSRLVQGRTAAGGWSQQRFARRRRNQADQALDTAAETALRVLTPHLAELDAVVLGGDRRAAGALRADRRLAPLLALETEPFLTVPDPKLAVLRDTPELFRAVRVRVVDPS; this is encoded by the coding sequence ATGAGCGCGCGACCGGCGAAGGGCGGCGGCCGGTGGGTGTCGGTGCCGCCCGAGCGCGTGCACCCGTGGATCGACGGCTTCGCCGACCGGCACGGGCCGTTCGAGGCGTCCGGCGACGAACGGGTGGTGCGCCTGGCGGCGGCCGACGGCGCCCTCGCCGAGCTGCACGCCCCCTTTCCGCCCATGCCGGCCGGTCCGCCGTACGTGTCCCGGCTCGTCGCGCACGCGCGGGCCGAACGCCGCGTCGGCGTGATCCTCGTCCGGCTGGGCGGCTACGCGGCCGGGGTGTTCCACGGCGGCGTCCTGGTGGCCTCCAAGGTCGGGTCCCGCCTGGTCCAGGGCCGCACCGCCGCCGGAGGGTGGTCGCAGCAGCGCTTCGCCAGGAGACGCCGAAACCAGGCGGACCAGGCCCTCGACACGGCGGCCGAGACGGCGCTGCGCGTCCTGACGCCGCATCTCGCCGAGCTGGACGCGGTCGTCCTCGGCGGCGACCGCCGCGCCGCCGGCGCCCTGCGCGCCGACCGACGCCTCGCACCGCTGCTGGCCCTGGAGACGGAGCCGTTCCTGACGGTCCCCGACCCCAAGCTGGCGGTGCTGCGCGACACCCCGGAGCTGTTCCGCGCGGTCAGGGTCCGCGTGGTGGACCCGTCCTGA
- a CDS encoding EAL domain-containing protein — protein sequence MTSPGPIVDLDTGTAIARPAAVDAAGFLPGGPLPLVLELPFTVVARGAGALVPLHEALRRSGRHPRDTMLLLSGPCGAAERPVLQVTLDGLDNLGYLLGFGGAGLESVPLDMVAEVSPYLLALSPEVVARVPRDHRAVAVARAVVELARGIGAHVLAPGIAEQAQLAAVRGWGVRLAHGPLLAPGRDGRVRVPLPAPAEAAGMGAQLGPRVQELVMPAVTLPAEAKAEEVVAAFGDEPSITSVILVDEYQRPQGSLDRGRFLLSIAARYGHALHATKPARRLADPPRTVPKSTPAVAAMRAAGQDSARVYDDLVVTDELNRCMGIVRVSDLIRQVTAANG from the coding sequence GTGACCTCTCCCGGCCCCATCGTGGACCTCGACACGGGTACCGCCATCGCCCGCCCGGCGGCCGTGGACGCCGCCGGTTTCCTGCCCGGCGGCCCGCTGCCGCTGGTGCTGGAGCTGCCGTTCACCGTCGTGGCGCGCGGCGCGGGCGCGCTGGTGCCGCTGCACGAGGCGCTGCGGAGATCGGGCCGGCATCCCCGGGACACGATGCTGCTGCTCAGCGGCCCGTGCGGGGCCGCCGAGCGGCCGGTGCTCCAGGTCACGCTCGACGGGCTGGACAACCTCGGCTACCTGCTCGGGTTCGGCGGAGCCGGGCTGGAGAGCGTGCCGCTCGACATGGTCGCGGAGGTCTCGCCGTACCTGCTGGCCCTGTCCCCCGAGGTGGTGGCGCGGGTGCCGCGCGACCACCGGGCGGTCGCGGTGGCGCGGGCGGTGGTGGAGCTGGCGCGCGGCATCGGCGCGCACGTGCTCGCGCCGGGGATCGCGGAGCAGGCGCAGCTCGCGGCGGTGCGCGGCTGGGGAGTGCGGCTCGCGCACGGGCCGCTGCTCGCTCCTGGCCGTGACGGACGGGTACGGGTGCCGCTCCCGGCTCCGGCGGAGGCGGCGGGCATGGGGGCGCAGCTGGGCCCGCGCGTGCAGGAGCTGGTGATGCCCGCGGTGACGCTGCCGGCCGAGGCCAAGGCGGAGGAGGTGGTGGCGGCGTTCGGCGACGAGCCGTCGATCACGAGTGTGATCCTGGTGGACGAGTACCAGCGGCCCCAGGGCAGCCTGGACCGCGGCAGGTTCCTGCTGTCGATCGCCGCCCGGTACGGCCACGCGCTGCACGCCACCAAGCCGGCCCGGCGGCTGGCCGACCCGCCGCGCACGGTGCCGAAGAGCACGCCCGCGGTGGCGGCCATGCGGGCGGCCGGCCAGGACTCGGCCCGCGTCTACGACGACCTGGTGGTCACCGACGAGCTGAACCGCTGCATGGGCATCGTCCGCGTCTCCGACCTGATCCGCCAGGTGACCGCGGCCAACGGCTGA
- a CDS encoding aminotransferase class V-fold PLP-dependent enzyme: protein MTRQLNRRALLGAGMLAGVSACTATPTPATPPTTSQAPPFDPKDWANVRAQFALDPALAHFAAFVLAPAPALVRETIDRHRAGLDADPHYLPPGDSAPDQTIRRTAARYLGAQAGEIALTDSTTMGLGLLYSGLRLLPGQDVLTTEHDFLATHEGVRLLAERTGARVRRVKLYEDPAAASADRIVSAIKEGLGPRTRVVAVTWVHSSTGVRLPVRAIADMLAEVNKGRDERDRALLCVDGVHGFGAMADGVAELGCDFLSSGTHKWLFGPRGTGILWGRAWDALSPLIPGFERPSFVAWQTGRAPGPTTAELVTPGGYKAFEHRWAMTQAFGFQEAIGKDRVQRRTQELATRLKEGLRAIPHVTLVTPVSAELSAGLVCCAVAGMHPETAVTKLRERKVVTSTTPYVPPLLRFGTSIVTTPEEVDRAVKAVAELR, encoded by the coding sequence GTGACGCGGCAGCTGAACAGACGGGCCCTGCTCGGCGCGGGCATGCTGGCGGGGGTGTCGGCCTGCACCGCGACGCCCACGCCCGCCACCCCTCCCACGACCTCCCAGGCGCCGCCGTTCGACCCGAAGGACTGGGCGAACGTGCGCGCGCAGTTCGCGCTCGACCCGGCGCTCGCCCACTTCGCGGCATTCGTGCTGGCGCCGGCGCCCGCGCTGGTGCGCGAGACGATCGACAGGCACCGCGCGGGACTGGACGCCGACCCGCACTACCTGCCGCCCGGCGACTCGGCGCCGGACCAGACCATCCGCAGGACGGCAGCACGATACCTGGGCGCCCAGGCGGGCGAGATCGCGCTCACCGACAGCACCACGATGGGCCTCGGCCTGCTCTACTCCGGGTTGCGGCTGCTGCCGGGCCAGGACGTGCTCACCACCGAGCACGACTTCCTGGCCACCCACGAGGGGGTGCGCCTGCTGGCCGAGCGCACCGGGGCGCGGGTGCGCAGGGTGAAGCTGTACGAGGACCCGGCGGCGGCCTCGGCCGACCGGATCGTCAGCGCGATCAAGGAGGGGCTGGGGCCGCGCACCCGGGTGGTGGCCGTGACGTGGGTGCATTCCAGCACCGGCGTGCGGCTGCCGGTCCGGGCCATCGCCGACATGCTCGCCGAGGTCAACAAGGGCCGCGACGAGCGGGACCGGGCGTTGCTGTGCGTGGACGGGGTGCACGGGTTCGGCGCGATGGCCGACGGCGTGGCCGAGCTGGGCTGCGACTTCCTGTCCAGCGGCACCCACAAGTGGCTGTTCGGCCCGCGCGGCACCGGGATCCTGTGGGGCCGGGCCTGGGACGCGCTGTCACCGCTCATCCCGGGCTTCGAACGGCCGTCGTTCGTGGCGTGGCAGACCGGCAGGGCGCCGGGGCCGACGACGGCCGAGCTGGTCACGCCGGGCGGCTACAAGGCGTTCGAGCACCGGTGGGCGATGACGCAGGCGTTCGGGTTCCAGGAGGCGATCGGCAAGGACCGCGTCCAGCGGCGCACCCAGGAGCTGGCCACCCGGCTCAAGGAGGGGCTGCGGGCGATCCCGCACGTGACGCTGGTGACGCCGGTCTCGGCCGAGCTCTCGGCCGGGCTGGTGTGCTGCGCCGTCGCGGGCATGCATCCGGAGACGGCGGTGACGAAGCTGCGCGAGCGCAAGGTGGTCACGAGCACCACGCCGTACGTGCCGCCGCTGCTGCGCTTCGGCACGAGCATCGTCACGACGCCCGAGGAGGTGGACCGGGCGGTCAAGGCGGTGGCCGAGCTGCGCTGA